The Candidatus Reconcilbacillus cellulovorans sequence CCAACCGCCTGCTCCGGTCGCATAGAGCGGTAGCGATCGATCCTCGTCCGTCAGGGCGGCGAACAGACATCGGTTCAACGTTTTCATATCGTGATATTAACACGAAAATGTTTCGATTGAGAAGAAGGCCGATCGCCTTTTAAGATGAAACAAGACGAATTTCAAATGATTTCATCGTGAAATCGGAGGCGTCGGTATATGGCAGGATGGCCGGGACGACTGCAGAAGTTGGGCGGCATCGCCTACGGCGGCGATTACAACCCTGAACAATGGCCGGAACACGTCTGGCGAGAGGATATGCGGCTGATGCGGGAGGCGGGCGTCAACCTGGTGAGCGTCGGTATTTTCAGTTGGGCGCTTTTGCAACCGAACAAGGACACGTATGATTTCGGTTGGCTGGACAGGCTAATGGACCTTCTTGCCGAAAACGGCATTTACGCCTGCCTCGCCACCGCAACGGCTTCGCCGCCGGCGTGGATGGCGGCGGAATTTCCCGACACGCTCGCCGTCGACGAAAACGGCGTCCCGTATTCGCACGGGTCGCGCCAGCATTACAGCCCGTGCAGCGAAACGTACCGTCGGTTCTGCGCGGAGCTCGTGCGGCGTCTGGCGGAGCGCTACAAGGACCATCCGGCGCTCGCCGCTTGGCACGTCAACAACGAGTACGGCTGCCACGTCTCGCGCTGTTACGGCGAAGAGACGGCGCGCCGGTTCCGGGAGTGGCTGAAAAAACGCTACGGTACGCTCGACGAGCTGAACGAGCGCTGGGGGACGAATTTCTGGAGCCAACGCTATTACGACTGGGACCATATTCCGCTGCCGCGCAAAACGCCGACGTACGCCAATCCCGGACAGCAGCTCGATTATGCGCGGTTTATGTCGGACATGCTGCTCGAATGTTTTCTGAACGAATGCCGGATTTTGCGCGAAATAACGCCCGACGTACCGGTGACGACGAATTTCATGGCGTTTTTCAAGCCGGCCGACTATTTCCGTTGGGCGGAACATCTCGACATCATCGCGTGGGACAACTACCCCGAGCCGACGGCCGGCGTGCCGGTCGGCGCGGCGTCGCAGCACGATCTGATGCGCTCGCTGCGCGGCGGCCAGCCGTTTCTGCTGATGGAGCAGGCGCCGAGCCAGGTCAACTGGCGGCCGTTCAACCCTGTCAAGCGCCCGGGCGTCATGCGGCTGTGGAGTTACCAGGCGCTGGCGCGGGGCGCGGACGGCATCATGTTTTTCCAGTGGCGGCAATCGCGTGCCGGAGCCGAGAAATTCCACAGCGGCATGGTCCCGCATTCAGGAGAAAACAGCCGTGTTTTCCGGGAAGTGCGCGAACTCGGGCGCGAACTCAAGCGTCTCGGCGAAATCGTCGGTACGCGCGTGCAGGCCGACGTCGCGATCGTGTTCGACTGGCCGAACTGGTGGGCGCTCGAGCTCGATTCGCACCCCAGTTCGTTCCTCCGGTATGCGGAGTTGGTCCTGCACGTCTACCGGCCGTTGTTCGAGGCCAACGTCGCGGTCGATTTCGTTCGCCCGGACGGCGATTTCAGCCGGTACCGACTGGTCATCGCGCCGGCGCTCTATCTCATGCCGACCGGATGGGAGAGCCGGTTCGAGCGGTACGTGGCCGACGGCGGCCGCCTGCTGGTTACGTTTTTCAGCGGCATCGTCGACGAGAACGACCGCGTCCATCTCGGCGGATACCCGGCTCCCTTGCGTCGGCTGCTCGGCTTGACGGTCGAGGAGTTCGACCCGATGCCGCCGGACGGCCGTAACCGGATCGCCATGACCGATCGGGCCGGCTTTGCCGGGGAATACGACTGTTCGCTCTGGGCCGACGTCATCGCGCTCGAAGGCGCCGAACCGCTCGCCGTCTTCCGGCACGATTTTTACGCCGGACGCGCGGCGGTGACACGGCATACCTTCGGTCGCGGCGTCGCGTATTATGTCGGGACGCTGCCGGAAGCCGAAGCGATGAAGCGATTGCTCCGCGGCATCCTGGATGAGGCCGGCGTCCTGCCGGTGCTGGAGACGCCGCAGGGGGTCGAAGCCACGGTCCGCCGTTCCGAAGACGGCGCGCGGTATTTGTTTTTGCTCAACCACAACGGACGATCGGAGGCCGTGGCGCTGCCCGCCGGCGTGCACCACGATCTGCTTTCGGGCCGAGCGCTCGCCGGAAGGTTGGAACTGCCGCCGAACGGTGTCGCCGTAATGCGCCTGTCGAACGACGCCTAACGGCCGCGCATCGCCAGCCGGACGGCGCGGAGCGCATCGACGCTTTTTCTGCCGGACGCGCCGGCCGTCGGCTGTGCGGACGCAAGGAGCAACCGTTTGACGAGCTTGGGCGTCAACCGGCGGTCGCAGCCGAGCATGAGCGCGACGACGCCGGATACGTGCGAGGTAGCCATCGAGCATCCGCTAAGGCGATAATACAAGCCGCCCGGCCACGTCGACCGGATGTTTTTGCCGGGCGCGTATAGATCGACGTCCGCTCCCCGGTTGGAAAAACGGGCGATGCGTCCGGCGGCGTCGACGGCGCCGACCGAGATCGTTTCTCGGTAGCGGGCGGGATAGTCGGTTTTCAGGCGGCGACCGCCGTTGCCGGCTGAACAGACGACCACGACGCCGGCGCGCACGGCGAAACGGACGGCGGCGTGAAGGGAGCGGTTGCGGCGGTTTGTGCCGAAGCTCATGTTGATGACGTCGACGCCGTTTCGGACGCACCATTCCACGCCGCGGACGATGTCGGAGACGAAGGCGTTGCCGGCCTGGTCGAACGCTTTCACCGGACAGACGACGGCGCCCGGCGCGACGCCCGCCATGCCGCCCGGCCGGCCGCCTGCGGCGATCGTTCCGGCGATATGGGTGCCGTGTCCATTGTCGTCGTAAGGCGGCATGTTTTCGTTGAGCAGATTGACGCCGAGGCCGATTCGCCCGCGCAGGTCGGGATGGGACGCGTCGACGCCGGTGTCGATCACGCCGACTTTGACGAAGTCGCCGGTCGAATACCGCCAGGCCTCCGGGGCCCGGATTCGTCCGACGCCCCAGGGAACGGCGGTCGGAGCCGCCGGAAATGCG is a genomic window containing:
- a CDS encoding beta-galactosidase, with the translated sequence MAGWPGRLQKLGGIAYGGDYNPEQWPEHVWREDMRLMREAGVNLVSVGIFSWALLQPNKDTYDFGWLDRLMDLLAENGIYACLATATASPPAWMAAEFPDTLAVDENGVPYSHGSRQHYSPCSETYRRFCAELVRRLAERYKDHPALAAWHVNNEYGCHVSRCYGEETARRFREWLKKRYGTLDELNERWGTNFWSQRYYDWDHIPLPRKTPTYANPGQQLDYARFMSDMLLECFLNECRILREITPDVPVTTNFMAFFKPADYFRWAEHLDIIAWDNYPEPTAGVPVGAASQHDLMRSLRGGQPFLLMEQAPSQVNWRPFNPVKRPGVMRLWSYQALARGADGIMFFQWRQSRAGAEKFHSGMVPHSGENSRVFREVRELGRELKRLGEIVGTRVQADVAIVFDWPNWWALELDSHPSSFLRYAELVLHVYRPLFEANVAVDFVRPDGDFSRYRLVIAPALYLMPTGWESRFERYVADGGRLLVTFFSGIVDENDRVHLGGYPAPLRRLLGLTVEEFDPMPPDGRNRIAMTDRAGFAGEYDCSLWADVIALEGAEPLAVFRHDFYAGRAAVTRHTFGRGVAYYVGTLPEAEAMKRLLRGILDEAGVLPVLETPQGVEATVRRSEDGARYLFLLNHNGRSEAVALPAGVHHDLLSGRALAGRLELPPNGVAVMRLSNDA